The stretch of DNA ATACGATCACCAGACCACCAGCCTCTACGCCGGCATTCGGCAACAAATTGCCCAAGGCAGACAAGTCTACATCGTCTATCCCCTCATCAAAGAAAGTGAGAAAAGCGATCTCAAAAACCTCGAAGAAGGCTACGAAGCCCTCAAAACCATCTTCCCTGGCATGCGAATGAGCAAAATACACGGAAAAATGAAAGCCAAAGAGAAAGAAGCCGAGATGCAACGTTTCGTCGCCGGCGAAACCCAGATCCTCGTCGCCACGACCGTTATCGAAGTCGGCGTCAACGTCCCCAACGCCTCCGTGATGGTCATCCTCGACGCCCAACGCTTCGGCCTCTCCCAGCTGCACCAGCTCCGCGGTCGCGTCGGTCGTGGGGCCGACCAAAGTTATTGCATCCTCGTCACCGGTCGTCAGCTCTCCGCCGAAACCCGAAAGCGCATCGACATCATGTGCGAGACCAACGACGGATTCCGCATCGCTGAAGCCGATCTCAAACTCCGCGGTCCCGGCGATCTCGAAGGAACCCAACAAAGCGGAATCGCCTTCGACCTCAAAATCGCCGACATCGCCCGCGACGGCCACCTCGTGCAGCTTGCCCGCGACGAAGCCCGCAAAGTGGTAGAAGCCGATCCCGACTGCAACCGCCCCGAAAACGCCATCCTTTGGAACCGGCTCAAACAGCTCCGACGCGACCACATCGACTGGGCCGCCATCAGCTGACAACATCCTCCCAAAAACATCGGCATTCCTTGCCTCTTTTCACATTTTTGCTACCTTTGCAAAGACCCTCTAAAGACAAAACGCCATTAACAATCGAAAACAGAAATGAAAAAGCCTATACACCTCATCTGCATCCTGTTCTTCACATTCACCTTCTCCTCGTGCGAGAATAGAGAAAAGCAAGCCGACAAACTCGCCGAGCAATTCATGCTCAAAAATCTAAACGACCCCAGCTCCTACCAGCTCGTAGAGCGCGGGCCCATCGATTCGCTCTATTCTCAGTATCGTTTCACCGATGAAGCACAGCATCTCGTCGACCGAATGAAGCAAATTGCCGATTCGGCCGCCCGCTACTCTGCCTCCGTCTCCACCGTACCCAAGGCCCAGCGGCTCATCGCCGACGGTCAGCGGTTGCTCCGCCGCTACCGCGAAAAACAAAAGACGTTCCCATCCCGCTTCCTCGGCTTCGCCTATACCGTTCGGTTTCGCGCCCGCAACGACAAGGGAGCCATCGTGCGCAGCTATGTTGTCTTCCGGCTCAGTCCCGATGCAGATAAAATCACCATCGAAGACGGCGACCTCAACATCGTCTCCCTTTTCTCCTCCGAAGTTCTCAGCAAAAATCTCTCACGCACACCTTAATCTCTCTGCACTGCTCTGTTCACTTTAGAGCAGATCCTCGAAAACGGCGATTTTTAGAGTCAACCATTAGATGGATCTCTAAAAATCGCCGTTTTGTATCTCATGCGTAGAAAAACCTAAAAAGAATCATTGATGTTTGAATGCTTTTGGATGGAAAAGATAGAAATTCCATCAGATAAAAGGCCTAAATAGACAAACAAAGCTCCAGATCCAACGGATTTCGGGCTATTCTGCCGGAAATGTTAAGGGCTACAACGGATTTTTAACGCCTCCGTTGGGAATGTTAAGGGCGACATCGGATTTTTAACGCTGCCGTCGGAAATGTTAAGGGCGACATCGGCGCCTTAACATTTACGCTATAGCGAGGCGGAAAATCCTTTGGATTTAGAGCATTGAAAGTATAGCAAGATCAAAAATCTATCGGATTTAGCGATAGAACGTTATAGCGAAATGGAAAATCCTTTGGATTTGGAGTATTGAAAGGGTAGCGAAATAGAAAATCTATCGGACTTGACGATAGAACGATGTAACGAAGTAAACAGTCAGACGGATTTTGTAGATAAAGATAAATGCGAGGCATAAAAATCAATGATTTTTATGCCTCGCGTAAAAAACAGCACGCTATTGGTAGGAAAAACAGGGCTGTCGAGGAATAGCGTAGGTGGAATTTAGAAGAGTTGGAGGATCTTTTTCACCGTGCCCCTTCCATCTCTAACGATATGGAGTCCGCGACCGGGCTGCGGAAGGCGGATGCCGCCGAGGTCATAATATTCCGTCGGTACGGAAGAGGTGGTTTCGTTGGCAGAAATATGAGTAGCGACGGAAGTCCATATCAAGTCATACTCGTTGGACTGCGGGTCGCCTTTGAGTAGCTGACTGACATGGGTAATCAGTCCCTCGGCATTGCGTGTAAAGGTACGCTCTTCGCTTTTTTCTTCTTGCACAGGGGCTGGCTGGCTATACACCTTTTCATAACAAGTAGTATAGAGGTGCCGGCAGGGGGTGCCGTAGGCTCCGGCCAGCAGACTGCCAACGGGTAAGAGGGCTTCGAAGCTTATCTGGTTGGAGATCGATGAGAAGAAGGAACGGATAGCGTTGTTGTCGTTAGCAGTGTCGTATTCGTAGCGTTCTTCGCTGAGGAGATGTCCGTCCTGGGTGGTTTTCACGGCTGTGATGTCGCCGTTGTGCCAGGTGATGTCTACGAGGGTGACACTGCTGCTTTGGCTGTTGGTGCGCTTGATGCCGACGAGCTGTCGCTGTGTGTCATAGGTGTACTCGAAGAGGTAGTTGTCGGCATTTCCGTTGATATTGACGAGGTCTTTCACGATGAGCCCGTTTTTTAGGGTGGAAGTCCAGGTGTCTTGTAGGGTAGGGGTGTTGGAAGACATGCTTTTCATCACGATCTGTGTGGCGGTGTAGGTAAAGGTGGAGGTAGTGGTTTCTTCCTGAGCCGTTCCTGCATCATCGACCTGGGTGTAGGAGCGGATTTTGCCGTCGGGCTGATAAGTGATGTTGGTTTCGTCGGCTCCGTATTTGATTTGAATGAGTCTTTTCTCGGTTTGTGCCATGGCGACTGATCCCGAGAGGACGATGCCAAAGGCGAGGGTGTAAATTTTCTTCATTGAGATGTTTTTTTCTTTGATTTTTTTATTTCTCGAATGGATAAAGGAGGAGAGGCCCTCGGGTTTGAGTGGCCTCTCCTGATGAGGGATTGCGCTTTCTTCGATTTCGGCTCGGAGGCCGACTGTCGACAAGATGGCGCGAGCGGTTTTACTTCAACTTGGCGTAACCGTAACGAGCCGAGCAGCAGAGTTCTTCCTCGATGCGGATGAGCTGGTTGTATTTCGCCATACGGTCGGTGCGGCTCAGCGATCCGGTCTTGATCTGCCCGGAGTTGGTGGCTACGGCGATGTCGGCGATGGTGGTGTCTTCGGTCTCGCCCGAGCGGTGGGATGTCACCGTGGTGTAACCTGCGCGATGGGCCATCTCAATGGCTTCGAGGGTCTCGGTGAGCGAGCCGATTTGGTTCACCTTGATGAGGATGGAGTTGGCGGCTCCCATTTTGATACCCTTCTCGAGGAATTTTACGTTGGTGACGAAGAGGTCGTCGCCTACGAGCTGGCAGCGATCGCCGATAGCCTCGGTGAGCTTTACCCAATTGTCCCAGTCGTTCTCATCCAAGCCGTCTTCGATAGAGTCGATGGGGTATTTGGTGATGAGTTCTTCGAGATACTTGATTTGCTCGGCTGCGGTGAGCTTTTTGCCGTTGGGATCTTTAGG from Prevotella sp. oral taxon 475 encodes:
- a CDS encoding DUF4595 domain-containing protein, whose product is MKKIYTLAFGIVLSGSVAMAQTEKRLIQIKYGADETNITYQPDGKIRSYTQVDDAGTAQEETTTSTFTYTATQIVMKSMSSNTPTLQDTWTSTLKNGLIVKDLVNINGNADNYLFEYTYDTQRQLVGIKRTNSQSSSVTLVDITWHNGDITAVKTTQDGHLLSEERYEYDTANDNNAIRSFFSSISNQISFEALLPVGSLLAGAYGTPCRHLYTTCYEKVYSQPAPVQEEKSEERTFTRNAEGLITHVSQLLKGDPQSNEYDLIWTSVATHISANETTSSVPTEYYDLGGIRLPQPGRGLHIVRDGRGTVKKILQLF